The sequence TCGCGCCGACCTTGTCCGCGATGCGGCGGAACTCGGCGAAGTCGAGCTGACGCGGGTAGGCCGACCAGCCGGCGATGATCAGCTTCGGCTCGTGCTCGACGGCCAGGCGCTCGATCTCGGCGAGGTCGACGATGCCGGTCTCTTTGTCGACGTGGTAGGCGACGACGTTGTAGAGCTTGCCCGAGAAGTTGATCTTCATCCCGTGCGTCAGGTGGCCGCCGTGCGCCAGGTCGAGGCCGAGGATCGTGTCGCCCGGCTTGAGCACGGCGAACATCGCGGCCGCGTTGGCCTGCGCGCCCGAGTGCGGCTGGACGTTGGCGTGCTCGGCGCCGAACAGGGCCTTCGCGCGGTCGATCGCGAGCTGCTCGACGACGTCGACGTGCTCGCAACCGCCGTAGTAGCGGCGGCCCGGGTAGCCCTCGGCGTACTTGTTGGTCAGCACCGAGCCCTGCGCCTCGAGCACGCCCACCGGGGCGAAGTTCTCCGACGCGATCATTTCCAGGGTGGACTGCTGGCGGGTGAGCTCGTCGGCGACGGCCGCGGCGACCTCGGGGTCGACGTCGGCGAGGTGGGCGTCGAAAGTCGGCATCAGTTCTCCTGGGTGTGCGCGGCGTACGCGGCGGCGTCGAGCAGTTCCGGCACGTCCCCGGACAGACGCACCTTCAGGAGCCATCCTTCGGTGTAGGGGTCGGAGTTGATGACCTCGGGGGTGTCCGATGTGGTGCCGTTCACCTCGACGACCTCGCCGGAGACGGGCGCGTACAGCTCGCTGACCGACTTGGTCGACTCGACCTCGCCGAACACCTCGCCGGCGGTGATGGTCGAGCCGGCGTCCGGGAGCTGGACGAACACGATGTCACCGAGCGACTCGGCGGCGAAGGCGGTGATGCCCACGGTGGCGATGCCGTCTTCGACGGACAGCCACTCGTGTTCCTTCGTGTACTTCAGGTTCTCGGGGATGCTCACAGGAAGTCCTTTACGCGCGGGAGTAGAAGGGCAGGGCGACGACCTCGACGGGCTCGATCCTGCCCCGGATGTCGACGGACAGCTCGGTGCCGGGCTCGGTGTACGCCCGATCGACGTACGCCATGGCGATCGGGTAACCCAGCGTCGGCGACAGCGCGCCGCTGGTGACCTCGCCGATCTCGACGCCGTCGGCCAGCAGCTTGTAGCCGTGCCGCGGCGCGCGGCGACCGGTTCCGCGAAGGCCGACCCGCACCCGCGGGACGTCCTGCTTGGACCGCTCTTCCAGCGCGGCGCGACCGACGAAGTCGCCCGGCTTCTCGAACTTGACGACCCGGCCGAGCCCGGCCTCGAACGGGCTCTGCTCGACGGTGAGTTCGTTGCCGTACAACGGCATCCCGGCTTCCAGCCGCAGCGTGTCGCGGCAGGCAAGACCCGCCGGGACCAGGCCGTGTGGCTCGCCCGCGGCCATGAGCAGCCGCCACAGCGCCGGCGCCTCGTCGGCGTCGACGAACAGCTCGAAGCCGTCCTCGCCGGTGTAGCCGGTGCGGGCAAGCAGGACGTCGTGGCCCTTCACCGACGCCGGGACGCTGGCGTAGTACTTGAGCGCGTCGAGGTCGGCGTCGGTCACGGCGCCCAGGATCTCGACGGCCTTCGGCCCCTGGACGGCGATCAGCGCGGTGGTCTCGGACTTGTCGTCCACGACCGCGTCGAAGCCCGCGACCCGCTCGGCCAGCGCGTCGGCGACGACCTTCGCGTTGCCCGCGTTCGCGACGACCAGGTAGTGCTCGTCGGCCAGCCGGTAGACGACCAGGTCGTCGAGCACGCCGCCCTCGGCGTCGCAGATCATCGTGTACCGCGCCCGGCCCGGCTTGACCCCGGTCAGGTTGCCGACCAGCGCGAAGTCCAGGACGTCGGCCGCCTGCTTGCCGGTGACGTGGATTTCGGCCATGTGCGACAGGTCGAACAGCCCGGCCGCCTCGCGGACGGCCTTGTGCTCGGCCAGCTCGCTGGCGTACCGGACCGGCATGGACCAGCCGGCGAAGTCGGTGAACAGCGCACCGAGTCCCTTGTGGACTCCGTGCAGGGAGGTTTCCTTCGACACTGTCAGCCTTCGTAAGCGTTGAGGGGCGGGCAGGAGCACACGAGGTTACGGTCGCCGCGGGCGCCGTCGATGCGACGCACCGGGGGCCAGTACTTGTTCTTGCGCGAAACACCCGCCGGGTACACGGCCAGCTCGCGGTCGTAGGCCTTGTCCCACTCGCCGACCAGCGTCTCCGCGGTGTGCGGCGCACCCCGCAGCGGCGACTCCTCGGCGCTCCACTTGCCGTTCGCCACCTCGTCGATCTCGGCGCGGATGGCGATCATCGCGGCAATGAACCGGTCGATCTCGCCCAGGTCCTCGGACTCGGTCGGCTCGACCATCAGCGTCCCCGCGACCGGGAACGACATCGTCGGCGCGTGGAAGCCGTAGTCGATGAGCCGCTTCGCGACGTCGTCGACCGTCACGCCGGTCTCCTTGGTGAGCTGGCGCAGGTCGAGGATGCACTCGTGCGCGACCAGGCCGTCCTGGCCCGTGTAGAGCACCGGGTAGTGCGGCGCCAGGCGCGAAGCGACGTAGTTCGCGGCCAGCACCGCGACCTTCGTCGCGGCGGTCAGGCCGGGCGCGCCCATCATCCGGACGTACGCCCAGGAGATCGGCAGGATCGACGCCGAGCCGTACGGCGCGCCGCTGATCGGGCCGACGCCCGTCTCCGGGCCGGCCTGGTCCAGCAGCGGGTGGTTGGGCAGGTACGGCGCGAGGTGCGCGCGCACCGCGACCGGGCCGACGCCCGGGCCGCCACCGCCGTGCGGGATGCAGAAGGTCTTGTGCAGGTTCAGGTGCGAGACGTCGCCGCCGAACTCGCCCGGCTTGGCCAGGCCCAGCAGGGCATTGAGGTTCGCGCCGTCGACGTACACCTGGCCGCCGCCGTCGTGGACGATCTTGGCCAGCTCGTCGATGTCGTGCTCGTACACGCCGTGCGTGGACGGGTAGGTGACCATGATCGCGGCGAGCGTGTCGCGGTGGGTGTCCACCTTGGACCGCAGGTCGGCCAGGTCGACGTTGCCCTCGTCGGTGCACTTCACGACGACCACGCGCATCCCGGCGAGCACCGCGGAGGCGGCGTTGGTGCCGTGCGCGGACGACGGGATCAGGCAGACGTCCCGGCCCTCGTCACCGTTCGCGCGGTGGTAGGCGCGGATGGCGAGGAGCCCGGCCAGTTCGCCCTGGCTGCCCGCGTTCGGCTGCAGCGACACCTTGTCGTAGCCGGTGACCTCGGCCAGCCAGTCGGCGAGCTGCGCGACGAGGACGTGGTAGCCCTCGGCGTCCTCGGCCGGGGCGAACGGGTGGATGCCCGCGAACTCGCGCCAGCTGATCGGCTCCATCTCGGTGGTGGCGTTGAGCTTCATCGTGCAGGAGCCGAGCGGGATCATGCCGCGGTCCAGCGCGTAGTCCAGGTCGGACAGCTTGCGCAGGTAACGCAGCATCGCCGTCTCGGAGCGGTGGGTGCCGAAGACCTCGTGGCCCATGAAGCCGCTCTCGCGGGCGAGGCCGTTCGGCAGCGCGACGCCGTCTTCGAGGTCGGACTCGACGCCGAACGCCTTCAGGACCTTCGCGGCGATCGCGGGGGTGCTGACCTCGTCGAAGGCGACGCGGACGTGGTCGGCGTCGACGTGCCCGAGGTTGATCCCGGCTTCGCGGGCGGCCGCGTGGACCTCGGCGGCCTGGCCCGGGACGTGCGCGACGACGGTGTCGAAGAAGGACTCGTGCACGACCTCGACGCCGGTCTGGCGGAGGGCGTCCGCGAAGCCCGCGGCGAGGCCGTGGACGCGCTGGGCGATCCGCTTCAGGCCGTCCGGGCCGTGGTAGACCGCGTACATCGCGGCCAGCACCGCCGGGAGGACCTGCGCGGTGCAGATGTTGGACGTCGCCTTTTCGCGGCGGATGTGCTGCTCACGGGTCTGCAGCGCCAGCCGGTAGGCCGGGTTGCCGTCGGCGTCGACCGAGACGCCGACCAGGCGGCCGGGCAGTGAGCGCTCGAGCCCGGCGCGGACGGACATGTACCCGGCGTGCGGGCCGCCGTAGCCGAGTGGGACGCCGAAGCGCTGGGTCGAGCCCGCGGCGACGTCGGCGCCGAACTCGCCGGGCGCGGTGATCAGGGTGAGCGCGAGGAGGTCGGCGGCGACGGTGTACAGCGCGCCCGCGGCCTTCGCCGACTCCGAAATCGCGTGGTAGAAGCCGCGGCCGCGCAGCACACCGGACGCGCCCGGGTACTGGACGACGACGCCGAAGAACTCGTCCGGCAGGCCGGTGAGCAGGTCTCGGACCTCGACCTCGATGCCCAGCGCCTCGACGCGGGTGCGCACGACGGCGATGGTCTGCGGCAGGCACTCGGCGTCGAGCACGACCTTGTTGGACTTGGACTTCGACGCGCGGCGCATCAGCGTGACGGCTTCGGCGACGGCGGTCGACTCGTCCAGCAGGGACGCGTTCGCGGTGGCCAGGCCGGTCAAGTCGGCGACCATCGTCTGGAAGTTGAGGAGCGCTTCGAGGCGGCCTTGCGAGATTTCCGGCTGGTAAGGCGTGTACGCGGTGTACCAGGCCGGGTTCTCGAGGACGTTCCGGCGGATCACGCCGGGGGTGACGGTGTCGGAGTAGCCGAGGCCGATCATCTGCGTCATCGGCCGGTTGCGCGCGGCGAGGGCGCGCAGTTCCGCGGTGGCGTCCTCTTCGGACGCGGCGGGCGGCAGGACCAGCTCACGCGTGGCGCGGATGGCACTGGGGACGGCGGCGCCGACGAGCGCGTCGAGACTGCTGTAGCCGCACTCGGCCAGCATCTTCGCGCGCTCGGCCTCGGACGGGCCGATGTGACGGGCGTCGAACTGCGTGGAAGTGATCGGGAGCTCCTCGGGCCGGGCACACAACGGTGCGCTGGGAACTCCCCCTCTGTCATGGCACCTGAGAGTTTCACCGTGCGGAACACGGCTTTCACCTTGGGTGAGGCGCGGGTGCGCCTGCTTTCCAGAGTGGCCTCGCGCGAAGCGGTAGCAGGTACCTGAGAGATTCCGGGGAGTTTGCTCCTTCGGTGCCCCACCGACTTCGTGAGGGCTCTCCCGCCTCGGCTCAACGGCCCGATCTGCAGTTGTGGCGGTTACGGTACCCGGCGCTTCCGGCGGGCGTCTACACAACCCGGCCAACGCCACAGTGATCCTCGACCCCGCCCCGAGCGCCCCAATGTGGCGTTGGGTGCGTCAGACGCACCGAACGCCACATTGGGTGCGTCAGACGCACCGAACGCCACATTGGGGCGCTTGGGTCAGGGGGTGCCGGCGACCCGGCGGACGACCTGACCGGCCAAAGCCGGGGGCCGCCGGACCCGGCCCGAGGGCAGGACCAGGCGCTTGAGCGGGCCGCCCAGCGGGACCGGCGGGTGCCCGGCACCCAGCAGCACCTGCTCGACGATCTGCTCGGCGTGCCAGGCCACCGCGTCGTTGAGCCGGTCCAGGGACGGGCGGTCGCCGTCGAAGACGTCCTCGTCGGCCAGGGTCACCTCGTAGTACGCGCTGCCCGGCGGGACCGTGACCGCCTCCTCGATCGCCCGGGCGCCGGCCTCGGGGTCGGCGAACCCGGCTTCGAGCAGCGGCTCCCGGTAGATCCGCGCCGCCCGCGCCCGCATCCGCGGCCCGTAGCGGACCACGACCGGGAGGCGCCCGGTCAGGTCCGGCACCGCCAGGCCGTGCAGCAGCATGATCGGCGGCACCGAGTGCACCAGCCGCGGCGCGGGTTCGGCCAGCTCGCGGGCGGTGATCCGGACGCGGTCGGCCATCGCGTCCGGGAGGCCGAAGTAGCGGAAGTCGACGTTGCCGAAGCCGAGGCCGTCGGCGATCAGCGACGCCAGCAGCTCGCCGTACCCCCAGATCGGCGACAGCACCACGACCGGCGGCGCGGCCACGACCGGCGACGGCGCGGGCGGGCGCGTCGCCTCCTGCTCGGGCACCTGGATGACCAGCCGCGGGGGCTCGTGCCAGTCGTGCACCTCGGCGACCCGCCAGTACAGCCCGAGCGGCCGCCACAGTTCGCCGAGGATGTCGTGCTCGATGATCCTCCGCGCCTCGTCCTCGGAAAACGGGAAGTCCCGCGGCGGCACGATCCCGACGTAGTGGTGGTAGGTGACGCGGACCTCGTCGCCGCGGGTGGCCGAGCGGATCCGCATCTCCCAGTCGATCGGCGACGCCGCGATCGCGTTGGCCACCTGCGTGCCGGGCGAGGAGTAGACGAGCGCGGTGGCCTGCCGGAGGAACTGTCCGGCCTGGTCGATGCCCTCCCGCAGCGCCTTCGCCGCCTGCGCGACGTGCACCGGCGAAGCGAGCGAGTCGGGCAGCACGCCGGCGACGCGCAGCAGCTCGGCCTCCCCCAGCCCGGTGACCTCGGCCAGCTGCGCCCAGTGGTCGAACACCGTCACCTTCGGCGCGTGCCGGTGCTCGATCCAGCTGCGCAGCGTCGACGTCGGGACGCCGATGCGGCGGGCGGCCTCGTCCAGGGAAAGCCCGCGGGAGCGGATCCCGGTCCGGACCGCTTCCGCCCACTCGTCGGCGCGCCAGTGCGTCACCTCACAAAGCTAACGAAACCCGCTAGCTTTGCGCAGGGACAAACCGCCCACGGCCACCCGACGCTGGTCACCATGACCACCACCATCGTCGTCCTGACCCTGATCGTCGGCGTGCTGACCTTCACCGCCGGCGCCTTCCTCGCCTCCGAGATCGCCGTCCGCGTGCTGCGCCGCCGCGAACGGCTCGTGTCCGAAGAGCGCAAGAAGCTCAACGCCGCCTGGAGCTACCTGCGGGAGGTCTACGGCGTCAAGAAACCGACCAAGCGTTAGAGCGGGGTGACGTACGCGCCGGAGATGCCGCCGTCGACCAGGAACTGCGAGGCCGTGATGAAGCTGGCGTCGTCGCTGGCCAGGAAGGCCACCGCCGCCGCGATCTCCTCGGGCTCGGCGAACCGGCCGACCGGCACGTGGACCAGCCGCCGCGCCGCGCGTTCCGGGTCCTTCGCGAACAGCTCCTTGAGCAGCGGGGTGTTCACCGGGCCCGGGCAGAGCGCGTTGACGCGGATGTTCTCCCGCGCGAACTGGACGCCGAGCTCGCGGCTCATCGCCAGCACGCCGCCCTTGGACGCGGTGTAGGAGATCTGCGACGTCGCCGCGCCCATCACCGCGACGAACGACGCGGTGTTGATGATGGACCCCTTGCCCTGGCGCTGCATGTGCGGCAGGACGGCCTTGCAGCAGTGGTAGACCGACGTCAGGTTGACCCGCTGGACCTTCTCCCACGCCTCGATGCCGGTGGTCAGGATCGAGTCGTCCTCGGGCGGGGAGATGCCCGCGTTGTTGAAGGCGACGTCGACCGAGCCGAACTGCTCCACCGTGCTGTGGAACAGGTTTTCGACCTGTTCGGCGTCGGTGACGTCGGTCTGGATGAACGCGCCGCCGATCTCGTCGGCGACCGCCTTGCCCAAGACCGGGGTCAGGTCCGCGATGACGACCTTCGCCCCTTCGCTCGCCAGGCGGCGGGCCGAGGCGAGCCCGATCCCGCTCGCACCGCCGGTGATGACCGCCACGCGGCCTTCGAATCGCTGGACCATTACTCCTCCGTGCTCAGAAAGACGTTCTTGGTTTCGGTGAACGCCGCCGCGGCGTCGGGGCCCAGCTCACGGCCGAGGCCGGACTGCTTGAACCCGCCGAACGGCGTCCAGTAGCGCACCGAAGAGTGCGAGTTGACCGAGAGGTTGCCGGCTTCGACGCCCCGCGCCACCCGGAACGCGCGGCCGGCGTCGCGGGTCCAGATCGACCCGGACAGGCCGTACTCGGTCGCGTTGGCCATGCGGACCGCGTCGGCCTCCTCCGCGAACGGCACGACGGCGACGACCGGGCCGAAGACCTCCTCCGCCACGGCGGGGTGCCGCAGGTCGGGCGGGGTGAGGACGGTCGGCGGGAACCAGTACCCGGGGCCGGCGGGCGCGCTGCCGCGGAACGCCACGGGCGCGTCGCCGGGCACGTAGGAGGCGACCTTCTCCCGGTGCGCGGCCGAGATCAGCGGACCCATCTCGGTCTTCTCGTCGCCGGGGTCGCCGACGACGACGCCGTGCACCGCCGGTTCCAGCAGCTCCATGAAGCGGTCGTACGCGCTCGCCTGCACCAGGATCAGCGACCGCGCGCAGCAGTCCTGACCGGCGTTGTCGAAGACGCCGTAGGGCGCGGTTGCCGCGGCCTTCTCCAGGTCGGAGTCGGCGAAGACGATGTTCGCGTTCTTGCCGCCCAGCTCCAGCGTCACGCGCTTCACCCGCGCCGCGCAGCCCGCCATGATCTGCTTGCCGACCTCGGTGGAGCCGGTGAAGACGACCTTGCGCACGTCCGGGTGCTCGACGAACCGTTGTCCCACCACGGATCCCTTGCCGGGCAGCACCTGGAAGACGTCCTCGGGGATGCCCGCCTCGCGCGCCAGCTCGGCCAGCCGGATAGCCGTCAACGGAGTCAGCTCGGCGGGCTTGAGGACGACGGTGTTCCCGGCGGCGAGCGCGGGCGCGAAGCCCCAGCCCGCGATGGGCATCGGGAAGTTCCACGGCACGATCACGCCGACCACGCCCAGTGGCTCCTGGAACGTGACGTTGACGCCGCCGGGGACCGGGATCTGCTTGCCGATCAGGCGTTCCGGCGCCGCGGAGTAGTAGTTGAGGACGTCCCGGACGTTGCCCGCCTCCCAGCGCGCGTTGCCGATGGTGTGCCCGGAGTTCTCGACCTCCAGCCGGGCGAGGTTCTCGATGTCGGCTTCGACGGCGTCGGCGAACCGGCGCAGGAGCCGCGCGCGGTCACCGGGGGTGACGTCGCGCCACGCCGGGAACGCCGCCCGCGCGCGGGCGATCGCCGCATCGGTTTCTTCGGCGCTGGTCAACGGGACGCTCCGCACCACCTCCTCGGTGGCGGGGTTCCGGACGTCGAAGGTGGTCATCTACTTCTCCTTGCTCGCGTCGACGAGAGCCTGGAACAGCCGGACGTCGTCGCCGTCCTGCTCGGGGTGCCACTGGACGCCCAGCGTGAACTCGCCGGGCACTTCCGCGGCTTCGACGGTGCCATCCGCCGCCCAGCCGACCGCCTCCAGGCCGGTGCCGAGCCGGTCGATCGCCTGGTGGTGGTAGCAGAGCGTCTTGGTCTCCTCGCCCAGGATCGCCGCCGCCCGGCTGCCTCCGGCCAGCGTGACGGTGCCGCGGCCGAATGTCGCGGGGGCCGGCTGGTGCTCGGTGGTTTCCTTCGCTTCCGGCAGGTGCTGCGTGAGCGTGCCGCCGAGGGCGACGCTCATCACCTGCAGGCCGCGGCACACGCCCAGCACCGGCTTGCCCCGGCGCCGGGCGGCCGCGAACAGGCCGAACTCGAAGGCGTCCCGGTCCGGCCTGGTGTAGGTCGTGGGGTGCGGCTCCTGGCCGTAGCGCTCCGGTTCGACGTCGGCGCCGCCGGTCAGCACCAGCCCGTCCACTGTGGACACGAGCCGGTCGTGCGCGCCGGCCACCGGCGGCAGCAGCACCGGGATGCCCCCGGCGGCGACGACGCAGTCGACGTAGACCCGGTGCAGCAGCACGGCTTCGGTCTCCCAGACGGCGAACTTCGCGGGTTCCAGGTAGCTGGTGAGACCGATGACCGGCTTAGAGTCGTTCGAAGCCACGGACGAGCTCCCAGTCGGTGACGGCGGCGTTGTAGGCGTCGACCTCGATCTTCGCCGCGTTCAGGTAGTGGTCGACGACGTCGTCGCCGAACGCCTCACGCGCGAGTTCGCTCCGCGCGAGTGCCGCGGCGGCCTCGGGCAGCGTGGTCGGCACCGTGGCCCGGTCGGAGTGGTAGGCGTTGCCGGTGAACGGTTCTTCCAGCTCCAGCTCGTTCTCGATGCCGTGCAGGCCCGCGGCGATCAGCGCGGCGACGGCCAGGTACGGGTTGACGTCCCCGCCCGGCACCCGGTTCTCGACGCGCAGCGATTCGCCGTGCCCGACCACGCGCAGCGCGCAGGTCCGGTTGTCGGTGCCCCAGGCGATGGCGGTCGGCGCGAAGCTGCCGGGCACGAACCGCTTGTAGGAGTTGATGTTCGGCGCCAGGAAGTACGTCAGCTCGTGCAGCGCGGCGAGCTGGCCGGCGAGGAACTGCTCCATGAGCGTCGAGAAGCCGTGCTCGCTGTCTCCGGCGAGAACGGCCCGGCCCTCGGTCGAGCGCAGGCTGATGTGGATGTGGCAGGAGTTGCCCTCGCGCTCGTTGTACTTCGCCATGAAGGTGAGGCTCTTGCCCTCCTGCGCGGCGATCTCCTTGGCGCCGTTCTTGTAGACGCTGTGGTTGTCGCAGGTGGTGAGCGCGTCGGTGTAGCGGAAGGCGATCTCCTGCTGGCCGGGGTTGCACTCGCCCTTGGCGGACTCGGGGTAGAGCCCGGCGCCTGCCATGTCGTTGCGGATGCGGCGCAGCAGCGGCTCGAGGCGCGCGGTGCCGAGCATCGAGTAGTCGACGTTGTACTGGTTGGCGGGCTTGAGCCCGTGGTAGCGCTTGTCCCAGGCGGCTTCGTAGGTGTCGTCGAAGACGATGAACTCGAGTTCGGTGCCGACGAAGGCGGCGAGCCCCCGCTCGGCGAGCCGGTCGAGCTGCCGCCGCAGGATCTGCCGCGGCGACACGGCGACCGGCCCGCCCTGCACGCGCTCGACGTCGGCGAGCACCAGCGCGGTGCCCTCGTGCCAGGGGATCTCGCGCAGGGTTTCGAGGTCGGGCCGCAGCACGAAGTCGCCGTAGCCGCTCTCCCAGGACGAGAGCGCGTAGCCGTCGACGGTGTTCATGTCGACGTCGACGGCGAGCAGGTAGTTGCAGGCCTCGGTGGCGTGCCCGACGACCTCGTCGAGGAAGTACTCGGCCGAGCAGCGCTTGCCCTGCAGCCGCCCCTGCATGTCCGTGAGCGCGACGAGCACGGTGTCGATCGTGCCCGCGTCCACGCGCGCGCGGAGTTCGTCGAGCGTGAGCATGCCTCGCCTGCGTGCCATCGGTCGCCCCAAAGGTTTGGTATGAATCCTTTGCCGGTTCTTCCTACCCGGTGAGCCCCGGCGGGTCAACCGGAGAAAAGGTATTTTCTTGAACCATTGGATTGGTCACCGGTTTGTCCATGATGCCCGGCTGAGAAGAGTCTGTGAATTCGTGCCGGCGGGAGGAAACCGGGATACTCCCACGTTGTACGGGGCAGGAGAGGTGAGATCGATGACCACAGCATTCACGCAGCAGAGCACGATCGGACAGCAGCAGGCGCGGCCCCAGCTGCCGACCCTGCCCACCGGCTGGCCGATCGGTTCGTACGAGTCCTACGAGCAGGCGCAGCGCGCGGTCGACCACCTCGCGGGCGCGGACTTCCCGGTCACCGACGTCACGATCGTGGGCGTCGAGCCGATGCTCGTCGAGCGCATCGCGGGCAAGATGTCCTGGGGCCGCGTCCTGGGCAGCGCCGCGACGTCGGGCGCGATGTTCGGCCTGTTCCTGGGCCTGGTCCTCAGCCTGCTCAACCCGGGCGCGGGCCTGGTCCCGATCGTCCTCGGGCTGGTGGCGGGCCTCGCGTTCAACCTGCTGTTCGGCGCGCTGGGTTACGCGGTGAACCGGAACAAGCGCGGGTTCGTCTCGCAGAGCCAGCTGGTGGCGCGGCGGTACGACGTGCTGTCGCAGCCGCGCAATGCCGAGAAGGGCCGGGCGCTGCTGGCGGATCTCGCCGCGCGCAGCGCTTTCGGGCACTGAGCTGATCGATCGAAGGCCGCCACCGGTGTTCCCGGGGGCGGCCTTCGTGCTGTCCCGGTGTGCCGGGCCCGGCCGGGTACGTTGCCGTGGTCCCGGGTCCGGAGGTCATGAACGCCCCTTTCACCGCGCCTGACGACAGGGCTTCGGCAAGTCGCGTCGGTGCAGCCCGCAGCGGTGCACCAGCGTCTTGAATGACTCATTCAGGACCTCCGAAGACCTGAATGAGTCATTCAAGACGTCGGGCGAGCGGGTCACCGACGGCAGCGTGGCCCGCCCGCGACCCCACCCGAGCCGCCCGCCCCGGAACTGTCGGTCCCCGCCGGTAGCGTGGAAAACGGGGGCTGCTCAGGTCCCCGAGGACACCGCCGCATCCGGCTCCACCGCGGGGTCCGGCGTCCCGGCCGGCCGCCCCGCCCGCAACAGATCCCCCCACCGCCCCCGGTCGTACTCAGCCGCCGGCGTCCCCGTCAAAAACTCCCGCAACGTCTCCGCGAACCGCGCCGGATCCGACCGGTGCGGGAAGTGCCCGGCCCCCTCGAACAGCACCAGCCGGCTGCCCGGCATCGCCCGGTGCGCGCGCAGCGCGTGGCCGCTCGGCACCACCCGGTCCTCGGTCCCCCACACCAGCAGCGTCGGGATCCCCTCGGTCAGGTAACACCGGTCCAGCATGTTGACCACCTGCCCGCGCCAGTCGACGACCGAGCGCAGCGTCCGCAGGAACGCCGACCGCGTGCCCGGCTCGACCAGGCGGAGGTAGCGCGCGACCACGTAGTCGAGGTCGTCGGAGATCCGCAGCAGCTCGGCGAGCCCGCGCAGCACCGGCAACGCCGGCCGCGCGCCCAGCAGGGGCAGCACCAGCCCCGCGCCCGGCGCCGCCGCCAGGCGCAGCAGCGGGTGGACGCTCACCCCGACGCCGCCCGAACCGACCAGCACCAGGCGTTCGCAGCGTTCCGGGAACTGGTAGGCGAACTGCATCGCGACGCCGCCGCCGAGGGAGTGCCCGACCACCGTCACCCGGTCGACGTCGAGCGTCGTCAGCAGGTCGCGCATGCCGCACGCGTAGGCGGCGACCGAGTAGTCCGCGCGCGGTTTCGCCGAAGCCCCGTGGCCGAGCAGGTCGGGCGCGATGACCGTGAAGTCGTCCGCCAGCGCCTTCAGCAGTTCCAGCCACGTCGACGAGTCGTCGCCGATCCCGTGCAGGAATAACACCGCGGGTCCGCGCCCGGCCATCCGGTAGGCGCGTTCGTACCCGTGGACCACCCGGGTCCGCGGGGCGAAGGCGTCCGAGAGCACCCGATCAGCTCAGCACGCCCGCGTGCCCCCGACGTTTCCGGCACGTTCGGATCGGGTGAACGCCGGGAGCGGGCCCCGACCCGCGCTCCCGGCGTCCGTTCCCCCTTACTTCGTCGGCGTCGGCGCAGCCGGCGCGGACGAAGAAGTCGTGGGCGGCGGGACCGTCACCTTCGGGATGGCCGCGCTGAACGGGACCCCCGCGTCCTCGCGGCAGGCGGAGCGGTACCCGTTGTAGCCGTTGAAGTTGCCCTCGCGGTCGGTGACGCCCTGCTCGATGTTCGGCCGCGGGAACCGGTTGTCCTCGCCGATCTTCTCCTTGGTGCCGCTCGAGCGTTCGCAGCCGTAGCGGGTCAGCGCCAGCGGCCTGCCCTGGTCGTCGTAGAGGTAGACCTCCGTCAGCGGCTTGCCCTCGGCGTCGAACGCGTAGACGTTCTCGATCTCCCGGCCGCCGTAGGTGAGCTGCTCGTTGCCGTACCGGTCGGACGACGGGGCGTAGTACGACGCCGACTGCGACGGGGAGTACCGGTTCGAGATGAGGTCGACCGCGGCACCGAACCCGCCGAGCGCACCGCCGATGACGAACGCCGAAACCGGCACGGCCAGCCACAGCAGCCGCCGGTCACCGCGCACCCGCGGGCCGGCCCACACGATCCCGGCCCCGGCCACGAGCAGGAAGGGCAGCATGAGCA is a genomic window of Amycolatopsis lexingtonensis containing:
- a CDS encoding 3-oxoacyl-ACP reductase yields the protein MVQRFEGRVAVITGGASGIGLASARRLASEGAKVVIADLTPVLGKAVADEIGGAFIQTDVTDAEQVENLFHSTVEQFGSVDVAFNNAGISPPEDDSILTTGIEAWEKVQRVNLTSVYHCCKAVLPHMQRQGKGSIINTASFVAVMGAATSQISYTASKGGVLAMSRELGVQFARENIRVNALCPGPVNTPLLKELFAKDPERAARRLVHVPVGRFAEPEEIAAAVAFLASDDASFITASQFLVDGGISGAYVTPL
- a CDS encoding aldehyde dehydrogenase family protein, whose product is MTTFDVRNPATEEVVRSVPLTSAEETDAAIARARAAFPAWRDVTPGDRARLLRRFADAVEADIENLARLEVENSGHTIGNARWEAGNVRDVLNYYSAAPERLIGKQIPVPGGVNVTFQEPLGVVGVIVPWNFPMPIAGWGFAPALAAGNTVVLKPAELTPLTAIRLAELAREAGIPEDVFQVLPGKGSVVGQRFVEHPDVRKVVFTGSTEVGKQIMAGCAARVKRVTLELGGKNANIVFADSDLEKAAATAPYGVFDNAGQDCCARSLILVQASAYDRFMELLEPAVHGVVVGDPGDEKTEMGPLISAAHREKVASYVPGDAPVAFRGSAPAGPGYWFPPTVLTPPDLRHPAVAEEVFGPVVAVVPFAEEADAVRMANATEYGLSGSIWTRDAGRAFRVARGVEAGNLSVNSHSSVRYWTPFGGFKQSGLGRELGPDAAAAFTETKNVFLSTEE
- a CDS encoding gamma-glutamyl-gamma-aminobutyrate hydrolase family protein, whose amino-acid sequence is MASNDSKPVIGLTSYLEPAKFAVWETEAVLLHRVYVDCVVAAGGIPVLLPPVAGAHDRLVSTVDGLVLTGGADVEPERYGQEPHPTTYTRPDRDAFEFGLFAAARRRGKPVLGVCRGLQVMSVALGGTLTQHLPEAKETTEHQPAPATFGRGTVTLAGGSRAAAILGEETKTLCYHHQAIDRLGTGLEAVGWAADGTVEAAEVPGEFTLGVQWHPEQDGDDVRLFQALVDASKEK
- a CDS encoding glutamine synthetase family protein yields the protein MARRRGMLTLDELRARVDAGTIDTVLVALTDMQGRLQGKRCSAEYFLDEVVGHATEACNYLLAVDVDMNTVDGYALSSWESGYGDFVLRPDLETLREIPWHEGTALVLADVERVQGGPVAVSPRQILRRQLDRLAERGLAAFVGTELEFIVFDDTYEAAWDKRYHGLKPANQYNVDYSMLGTARLEPLLRRIRNDMAGAGLYPESAKGECNPGQQEIAFRYTDALTTCDNHSVYKNGAKEIAAQEGKSLTFMAKYNEREGNSCHIHISLRSTEGRAVLAGDSEHGFSTLMEQFLAGQLAALHELTYFLAPNINSYKRFVPGSFAPTAIAWGTDNRTCALRVVGHGESLRVENRVPGGDVNPYLAVAALIAAGLHGIENELELEEPFTGNAYHSDRATVPTTLPEAAAALARSELAREAFGDDVVDHYLNAAKIEVDAYNAAVTDWELVRGFERL
- a CDS encoding general stress protein — protein: MTTAFTQQSTIGQQQARPQLPTLPTGWPIGSYESYEQAQRAVDHLAGADFPVTDVTIVGVEPMLVERIAGKMSWGRVLGSAATSGAMFGLFLGLVLSLLNPGAGLVPIVLGLVAGLAFNLLFGALGYAVNRNKRGFVSQSQLVARRYDVLSQPRNAEKGRALLADLAARSAFGH
- a CDS encoding alpha/beta fold hydrolase, with protein sequence MAGRGPAVLFLHGIGDDSSTWLELLKALADDFTVIAPDLLGHGASAKPRADYSVAAYACGMRDLLTTLDVDRVTVVGHSLGGGVAMQFAYQFPERCERLVLVGSGGVGVSVHPLLRLAAAPGAGLVLPLLGARPALPVLRGLAELLRISDDLDYVVARYLRLVEPGTRSAFLRTLRSVVDWRGQVVNMLDRCYLTEGIPTLLVWGTEDRVVPSGHALRAHRAMPGSRLVLFEGAGHFPHRSDPARFAETLREFLTGTPAAEYDRGRWGDLLRAGRPAGTPDPAVEPDAAVSSGT